A stretch of the Alnus glutinosa chromosome 6, dhAlnGlut1.1, whole genome shotgun sequence genome encodes the following:
- the LOC133870137 gene encoding protein NRT1/ PTR FAMILY 5.10-like, with protein MSVTATVQTPLLLDAVDGAVDYKGRPVLRSNSGGWRSASLIIGVEVAERFAYYGIGSNLITYLTGPLGQSTATAAQNVNVWDGTASLLTLLGAFLADSFFGRYRTIVVASFIYILGLGSLTLSSMFPYLSSSDCQDTSKFIPCSPPQPQVILFFFSLYLVALGQGGHKPCVQAFGADQFDGQDPEECKAKSSFFNWWYFGICTGGLVSLLILNYIQDNLSWGLGFGIPCITMVAALVIFLLGTRTYRYSIQGEEKSPFVRIGRVFVAALRNWRTTPSAIAIEEEARGTLPHQSSEEFKFLNKALLAPHGSKEYGKVCSISEVEEAKAVLRLIPIWMTSLVYAIVFAQSSTFFTKQGATMDRKIAPGFDIPAASLQSFIPLTIVVFIPIYDRIFVPIARAFSRKPSGIPMLQRIGTGMLLSAISMAVAALVEMIRLKTAQEHGLVDLPKQTVPMSIWWLVPQYVLFGIADVFTMVGLQEFFYDQVPNELRSVGLSLYLSIFGVGSFLSSFLVSAIEEATGADGGDSWFANNLNRAHLDYFYWLLAGLSVIELAAYLYFAKSYIYNRGSKV; from the exons ATGTCCGTGACTGCGACCGTGCAAACTCCGCTGCTATTAGACGCCGTCGATGGCGCCGTTGACTACAAAGGCCGTCCGGTCCTCCGATCCAACTCCGGCGGCTGGAGATCTGCATCCTTAATCATAG GTGTGGAAGTGGCGGAGAGGTTCGCGTACTACGGGATCGGCTCCAACCTCATAACGTACTTGACTGGGCCGCTGGGCCAGTCAACGGCCACCGCGGCCCAGAACGTGAACGTGTGGGACGGAACGGCGTCGTTGCTTACGCTTCTGGGTGCGTTCCTGGCCGACTCCTTTTTCGGCCGCTATCGCACCATTGTCGTCGCTTCTTTCATCTACATCCTG GGACTTGGCTCGTTGACTCTGTCGTCAATGTTTCCTTATCTCAGCTCATCTGACTGCCAAGACACCAGTAAATTTATTCCATGTTCTCCTCCTCAACCCCAAGTaatcttattcttcttctctctATACCTAGTAGCACTTGGGCAAGGGGGGCATAAGCCTTGTGTTCAGGCTTTTGGGGCAGATCAATTTGATGGGCAAGATCCAGAAGAGTGCAAAGCCAAAAGCTCATTCTTCAACTGGTGGTATTTTGGTATATGTACAGGTGGCTTAGTATCACTTTTAATCTTGAACTATATACAAGATAACCTTAGTTGGGGTCTTGGTTTTGGAATCCCTTGTATAACGATGGTGGCTGCATTAGTTATTTTCTTGCTTGGAACTAGGACTTACCGGTATAGCATCCAAGGGGAGGAGAAAAGCCCGTTTGTGAGAATCGGTCGGGTGTTTGTTGCTGCACTAAGGAATTGGAGAACCACCCCTTCAGCCATAGCTATTGAAGAGGAAGCTCGTGGAACCTTGCCTCACCAGAGCTCGGAAGAATTCAA GTTTCTCAACAAAGCGTTGCTTGCACCACATGGTTCTAAGGAATATGGGAAGGTATGTAGCATCAGCGAGGTTGAAGAAGCAAAAGCAGTTCTTAGGCTTATCCCAATATGGATGACAAGCTTGGTGTATGCTATTGTGTTTGCCCAGTCCTCGACTTTCTTCACCAAGCAAGGGGCTACCATGGACAGAAAAATTGCGCCGGGCTTTGACATACCGGCCGCTTCTCTTCAATCCTTTATCCCGCTTACCATTGTTGTCTTTATTCCCATATATGACCGCATTTTTGTCCCTATAGCAAGAGCTTTCAGCAGGAAACCCTCTGGCATCCCAATGCTACAAAGAATTGGAACTGGGATGCTTCTGTCTGCTATTTCCATGGCAGTTGCAGCTCTAGTTGAGATGATAAGGCTCAAAACTGCTCAAGAGCATGGGTTAGTTGATTTGCCAAAACAGACGGTCCCAATGAGCATATGGTGGCTGGTTCCTCAATATGTCTTGTTTGGGATTGCTGATGTTTTCACCATGGTTGGTCTGCAAGAATTTTTCTATGATCAGGTCCCAAACGAACTGAGGAGTGTGGGTCTGAGCCTCTATCTGAGTATCTTTGGCGTGGGGAGTTTTCTAAGCAGCTTCCTTGTCTCTGCCATTGAGGAAGCAACTGGTGCGGATGGTGGAGATAGTTGGTTTGCCAATAATCTCAATAGGGCACATCTTGATTACTTTTATTGGCTACTTGCTGGACTTAGTGTAATAGAACTGGCTGCTTACTTATATTTTGCAAAATCTTACATTTATAATAGAGGAAGCAAGGTATGA